One window of the Candidatus Eremiobacterota bacterium genome contains the following:
- the queD gene encoding 6-carboxytetrahydropterin synthase QueD has protein sequence MSTHGTYTLGIRGHFDAAHFLRGYEGKCAQLHGHRWEVEVQIEGSSLDTCGMLMDFGAVKFSLETLLEGIDHGLLNDREPFSTLNPTAENIARELYKALKEKIPEGISLVHVKVWESPQAWAAYSEAPLQNGALT, from the coding sequence ATGAGCACTCACGGTACTTATACCCTTGGAATCCGCGGGCATTTTGACGCGGCCCACTTCCTGAGAGGCTATGAAGGGAAATGCGCACAGCTCCACGGCCACCGCTGGGAAGTAGAGGTGCAGATTGAAGGCTCCTCCCTTGATACATGCGGGATGCTCATGGACTTCGGCGCAGTAAAATTCTCTCTTGAGACGCTCCTTGAAGGCATTGACCACGGGCTCCTCAACGACAGGGAGCCCTTTTCGACCCTCAATCCCACTGCAGAGAATATTGCCCGGGAGCTCTACAAGGCCTTGAAAGAAAAAATCCCCGAAGGGATTTCTCTTGTCCATGTGAAAGTCTGGGAGTCGCCCCAGGCCTGGGCGGCCTATAGCGAGGCTCCCCTGCAGAACGGCGCCCTTACATGA